One Gigantopelta aegis isolate Gae_Host chromosome 1, Gae_host_genome, whole genome shotgun sequence genomic region harbors:
- the LOC121372974 gene encoding protein FAM43A-like — MSFFGWKKKLPISEEDPSYKVRYLGNVQTAMMKGDGCVDKPVGIIWNNYMRSAHPGLDMRLVITGSGLQAHTKEQGLTEYRSHRVSYCIAHPKYPRVFVWVYRHQGKKMKMELRCHAVLCKTEAKAKAMVLQLQEKLSFALKEFQREKLRKQNSRFILLRTNSLPRTGSVLPMRKVMLSTANNFKPASNKSNSAPKLGAISEDEEHSFEDCSFDENFLESDFDDIEEEIDENENLESASEMIEALTLHGQSSVPTGTADSLLIDVEIGNDIAELRQDCDVQYCLSHTDSDEESAESGFHDQDPRDGGMCSGGVGEKPDEDEVSVCELPTPDVQSAHEDEITSF, encoded by the coding sequence ATGAGTTTTTTCGGTTGGAAGAAGAAACTGCCGATTAGCGAAGAGGACCCGTCGTACAAGGTCCGGTATTTGGGAAATGTTCAGACAGCGATGATGAAAGGCGACGGCTGCGTCGACAAACCCGTGGGGATTATCTGGAACAACTACATGCGCAGCGCCCATCCCGGCCTCGACATGAGGCTCGTCATCACCGGGTCCGGCCTTCAGGCCCACACCAAGGAGCAGGGCCTCACCGAGTACCGATCTCACCGCGTCTCGTACTGCATCGCGCACCCGAAGTACCCGCGGGTGTTCGTCTGGGTGTACCGCCACCAGGGCAAGAAGATGAAGATGGAACTAAGATGCCACGCGGTTCTGTGCAAAACGGAGGCCAAGGCCAAAGCTATGGTGTTACAACTTCAGGAAAAGCTGTCTTTCGCTCTGAAGGAGTTCCAGAGGGAGAAGTTACGCAAACAGAACTCCAGGTTCATCCTGCTACGCACGAACTCGCTCCCGAGGACCGGGTCCGTCCTGCCCATGAGGAAAGTGATGCTGAGCACGGCGAACAACTTCAAGCCGGCGTCCAACAAGTCGAACTCTGCTCCTAAACTAGGAGCCATCTCCGAGGACGAGGAGCACAGCTTCGAGGACTGCTCCTTCGACGAGAATTTCTTGGAGTCTGATTTCGATGATATCGAGGAGGAGATAGACGAAAACGAGAACTTGGAGAGCGCCAGTGAAATGATTGAGGCGCTAACGCTTCACGGACAGAGTTCTGTCCCCACCGGGACGGCGGATTCTTTACTTATTGACGTGGAGATAGGGAACGACATCGCCGAGCTCAGACAGGACTGTGATGTGCAATACTGTCTGAGTCACACGGACTCGGACGAGGAGAGCGCCGAGTCCGGATTTCACGACCAGGACCCCAGGGACGGAGGGATGTGTTCCGGGGGTGTGGGGGAGAAACCGGACGAGGATGAAGTGAGCGTGTGCGAGCTGCCCACTCCGGATGTGCAGAGTGCCCACGAGGACGAGATTACCAGCTTCTAG